Proteins found in one Pyxidicoccus trucidator genomic segment:
- a CDS encoding ABC transporter permease — translation MRLDALSRLVRLSLARERKGAMFSAFGVAMGVGALVFFLGLGLGVGRVIREKIFPTDARLVDVVPSAVSLGSLLGGGKLDAATVERLRALDGVEDAYRKMNVRVPAVTRYDGVFFGTKLRMGMEVLAVGVEPGLVKGDVQLGEFKDPGEGQPIPALVSTRLLELYNKTFAPARKLPQLSANMIVGFGFPVEFNRSYVAAAVQGPTRSATTQVVGASDRAMLAGLTIPLETAVRINREAGVDADSFSGVTLVAKDPSRVPGIVDAVKGMGLEIDDQERRMAENTGAAVALVTSALALLSILICVLAAVNIAHALSASVRARAKEIGVMQAVGASRSDVRGIVLAEAAVVGLAGGVAGTALALLLAFAVNRLATGYLPNFPFKPDSFFSFPWPVVLGGVVLGLVAALAGAYFPARRAAATDPARTLAG, via the coding sequence GTGAGGCTGGACGCACTGTCCCGGCTCGTCCGACTGAGCCTCGCCCGCGAGCGCAAGGGCGCCATGTTCTCCGCCTTCGGCGTGGCCATGGGCGTGGGCGCGCTCGTCTTCTTCCTGGGCCTGGGCCTGGGGGTGGGGCGCGTCATCCGCGAGAAGATCTTCCCCACCGACGCGCGGCTGGTGGACGTGGTGCCCTCGGCGGTGTCGCTGGGCTCGCTGCTGGGTGGCGGCAAGCTGGACGCGGCCACCGTGGAGCGCCTGCGCGCGCTGGACGGCGTGGAGGACGCGTACCGGAAGATGAACGTGCGCGTGCCCGCGGTGACGCGCTACGACGGCGTCTTCTTCGGCACGAAGCTGCGCATGGGCATGGAAGTGCTCGCCGTGGGCGTGGAGCCCGGCCTGGTGAAGGGCGACGTGCAGCTCGGCGAGTTCAAGGACCCGGGCGAGGGCCAGCCCATCCCCGCGCTCGTCTCCACGCGGCTGCTGGAGCTGTACAACAAGACGTTCGCCCCGGCCCGCAAGCTGCCGCAGCTGTCGGCCAACATGATTGTCGGCTTCGGCTTCCCGGTGGAGTTCAACCGCTCCTACGTGGCCGCCGCGGTGCAGGGGCCCACCCGCTCCGCGACGACGCAGGTGGTGGGCGCGTCGGACCGGGCCATGCTCGCCGGCCTCACCATTCCGCTGGAGACGGCGGTGCGCATCAACCGCGAGGCCGGCGTGGACGCGGACAGCTTCTCCGGCGTCACCCTGGTGGCGAAGGACCCGTCGCGGGTGCCCGGCATCGTGGACGCGGTGAAGGGCATGGGGCTGGAAATCGACGACCAGGAGCGCCGCATGGCGGAGAACACGGGCGCGGCCGTTGCCCTCGTCACCTCCGCGCTGGCGCTGCTGTCCATCCTCATCTGCGTGCTGGCCGCCGTGAATATCGCCCATGCGCTGTCGGCCTCCGTCCGTGCGCGCGCGAAGGAGATTGGCGTCATGCAGGCGGTGGGGGCCTCGCGCTCGGACGTGCGTGGCATCGTCCTGGCCGAGGCCGCCGTGGTGGGCCTCGCCGGGGGCGTCGCCGGCACCGCGCTCGCGCTGCTGCTGGCCTTCGCGGTGAACCGGCTGGCCACGGGCTACCTGCCCAACTTCCCGTTCAAGCCCGACAGCTTCTTCTCCTTCCCCTGGCCGGTGGTGCTGGGCGGCGTGGTGCTGGGCCTCGTCGCCGCGCTCGCCGGCGCCTACTTCCCCGCCCGCCGCGCGGCCGCGACCGACCCGGCGCGCACGCTCGCCGGATGA
- a CDS encoding serine/threonine protein kinase, translating into MTTSQPKRQPIPFGKYLLLDRINIGGMAEVWRGKQFGASGFERLVAIKRILPNIAEDEEFISMFIDEAKISVQLTHANVASIYELGHISSSYFISMEYIPGKDMRAIFDRCRKKGEPAPVPLVAFCVSKMCEGLDYAHRKKDGMGREMGIVHRDISPQNILISYEGEVKVIDFGIAKAAGKATKTQAGILKGKFGYMSPEQIRGLPLDRRSDVFAIGVCLYEMLTGERLFVGDSDFSVLEKVRKAEVPPPSTYNRRIPEALEKIVLRALAKDVDERYQYASELGDDLQRFLITSETIFGRKDLMQYMKSTFAEEVEREKQRLIDYSEIKPPDGMLAALEAASFNSMPGQPSAPPQAPVPVPVVQPVAPQPPRATATMGTVSPSVSSPLGAGARRSPTLAALPKLTVAQAAPAAKEEEHLATQLVSSDHVFDDSPEPTTQPGAAVGRAVTPLESRAVQPAHEDEPTTGKTAVLSSPPTGLPPSAPRLSQSSMPATMPPPPVAPPRPSMSVPTLSPTDAAPPPTLRPSRGNELPPRLGRDLPPDVSQGIPRSALPPDVSQGIPRSALPPSVNQGAGARGLQHDEDEDEQERPTAAVPALALAGRGLDKRVVLFGGLGVLALVVLALLGWALSGPGTGYVLVDLQRVPEGAQDKVQVMLDMQQVPIEKGSTTLLREVPAGRVMVVVSAVGYKPFTTTVDVTKGKDVTNVQAVLESLTPSATLMLVTQPDDAQVKVDGKVVRTQGKTDAFLNDVPVSGDAWMVEVSAPGFKPQSKQVAVSGGGRAQATIKLEPLVTKVAVKVESKPAGATIFVDGKDLGATTPATVQVPASSRQFLLKLKCHDAAEVDVPDSKDGQELAIAPVSLKRQRGCR; encoded by the coding sequence GTGACGACCTCTCAACCGAAGCGGCAGCCCATCCCGTTTGGGAAGTACCTCCTTCTGGACCGCATCAACATCGGCGGCATGGCGGAGGTGTGGCGCGGGAAGCAGTTCGGCGCGAGCGGCTTCGAGCGGCTCGTGGCCATCAAGCGCATCCTCCCCAACATTGCGGAGGATGAAGAGTTCATCTCGATGTTCATCGACGAGGCGAAGATCAGCGTCCAGCTGACCCACGCCAACGTTGCGAGCATCTACGAGCTGGGCCACATCTCCAGCAGCTACTTCATCTCGATGGAGTACATCCCCGGCAAGGACATGCGGGCCATCTTCGACCGCTGTCGGAAGAAGGGTGAGCCCGCGCCGGTGCCGCTGGTGGCCTTCTGCGTGTCCAAGATGTGCGAGGGCCTGGACTACGCCCACCGGAAGAAGGACGGGATGGGGCGGGAAATGGGCATCGTCCACCGCGACATCTCGCCGCAGAACATCCTCATCTCCTACGAGGGGGAGGTGAAGGTCATCGACTTCGGCATCGCCAAGGCGGCCGGCAAGGCCACCAAGACGCAGGCCGGCATCCTCAAGGGCAAGTTCGGCTACATGAGCCCGGAGCAGATCCGCGGCCTGCCGCTGGACCGGCGCTCGGACGTGTTCGCCATTGGCGTGTGCCTCTACGAGATGCTGACCGGTGAGCGCCTCTTCGTGGGCGACAGCGACTTCAGCGTCCTGGAGAAGGTGCGCAAGGCCGAGGTGCCGCCGCCCTCCACGTACAACCGCCGCATCCCCGAGGCGCTGGAGAAGATCGTCCTCCGCGCGCTCGCGAAGGACGTGGACGAGCGCTACCAGTACGCCAGCGAGCTGGGCGACGACCTGCAGCGCTTCCTCATCACCAGCGAGACCATCTTCGGCCGCAAGGACCTCATGCAGTACATGAAGTCCACGTTCGCCGAAGAGGTGGAGCGCGAGAAGCAGCGCCTCATCGACTACTCGGAAATCAAGCCGCCGGACGGGATGCTGGCCGCGCTGGAAGCGGCGTCGTTCAACAGCATGCCGGGCCAGCCCTCGGCCCCGCCGCAGGCGCCCGTGCCGGTGCCGGTGGTTCAGCCGGTGGCCCCGCAGCCGCCCCGCGCGACGGCCACCATGGGGACGGTGAGCCCCAGTGTGAGCAGCCCGCTGGGCGCCGGGGCCCGCCGCTCGCCCACGCTGGCCGCGCTGCCCAAGCTGACGGTTGCCCAGGCCGCGCCCGCCGCCAAGGAAGAAGAGCACCTGGCCACGCAGCTGGTGTCCAGCGACCACGTCTTCGACGACAGCCCGGAGCCCACCACGCAGCCGGGCGCCGCCGTCGGCCGCGCCGTCACGCCGCTGGAGTCGCGTGCCGTGCAGCCCGCCCACGAGGACGAGCCCACCACTGGCAAGACGGCGGTCCTCTCGTCTCCGCCCACCGGGCTGCCACCGTCGGCGCCGCGCCTGTCCCAGTCGAGCATGCCGGCGACGATGCCGCCCCCGCCCGTCGCGCCGCCGCGCCCGTCGATGAGCGTGCCCACGCTGTCGCCCACGGACGCGGCGCCTCCGCCCACGCTGCGCCCCTCTCGTGGCAACGAGCTGCCGCCGCGCCTCGGCAGGGACCTGCCGCCGGACGTGTCCCAGGGGATTCCGCGCTCGGCGCTGCCGCCGGACGTGTCCCAGGGCATTCCTCGCTCCGCGCTGCCGCCCTCGGTCAACCAGGGCGCTGGCGCCCGCGGCCTGCAGCACGACGAGGACGAGGACGAGCAGGAGCGGCCGACGGCCGCCGTCCCCGCGCTCGCGCTCGCGGGACGGGGCCTGGACAAGCGGGTGGTGCTCTTCGGCGGGCTGGGCGTGTTGGCGCTGGTCGTGCTGGCCCTGCTCGGCTGGGCGCTCTCGGGCCCGGGCACCGGCTATGTGCTGGTGGACCTGCAGCGCGTGCCGGAAGGCGCCCAGGACAAGGTCCAGGTGATGCTGGACATGCAGCAGGTCCCCATCGAGAAGGGCAGCACCACGCTGCTGCGCGAGGTGCCCGCCGGCCGGGTCATGGTCGTGGTGAGCGCGGTGGGCTACAAGCCCTTCACCACCACGGTGGATGTCACCAAGGGCAAGGACGTCACCAACGTGCAGGCGGTGCTGGAGAGCCTGACGCCTTCGGCGACCCTGATGCTCGTCACCCAGCCGGACGACGCCCAGGTGAAGGTCGACGGCAAGGTGGTGCGCACCCAGGGCAAGACGGACGCCTTCCTCAACGACGTGCCCGTGTCCGGGGATGCGTGGATGGTGGAGGTGAGCGCTCCGGGCTTCAAGCCCCAGTCCAAGCAGGTGGCGGTGTCCGGCGGAGGCCGGGCGCAGGCGACCATCAAGCTGGAGCCCCTGGTGACGAAGGTGGCCGTCAAGGTCGAGTCCAAGCCGGCCGGCGCCACCATCTTCGTGGACGGCAAGGACCTGGGGGCCACCACCCCGGCGACCGTGCAGGTGCCCGCCAGCTCCAGGCAGTTCCTGCTGAAGCTGAAGTGCCACGACGCGGCCGAGGTGGACGTGCCAGACTCGAAGGACGGGCAGGAACTGGCCATCGCGCCGGTTTCCCTCAAGCGGCAGCGCGGCTGCCGTTAG
- a CDS encoding AAA family ATPase: MSKVRKVNKADPLADLPRWAQQLARKYYTKTVSTFLLYGAVRDLQPLQMEDGSRGFGTLRTFLSEELFGGRDHVLFYDRSSGIRSGTPETQKDLMRTMSGYDAMYGTDYAKVMPRDPGRALQILENFLRMRVSEGRSLALIIDFAETLVPGGEISHLSTEDRFVLATLDKWAHDPQFLAGDVSVVLLAENLADISPRISRNPYAAPIELPLPDEEERLEYVRYKLEGKRLQSLSDVPLAGLAKMTAGLSRINLDRVLTEALEREMRITPELLKEKKKEIIQAECHGLLEFIEPTHNLDAVAGHTKAKQMLRQAASALKKGRLEVMPMGYLLTGPVGTGKTFMVSCFAGEIGIPVVKFLNFRSQWQGVTESNLEKIFNLLKALWPVAVMIDEADTFLGNRDSGGDSGTSSRVFGSIASFMGNTQYRGKIVWFLMTARPDLLPIDLKRQGRAEEHIALFYPQTDAERDELFKVMSKKTGVSVEGVDSFAALIPEGIRAFSGADIEAVMVRSKFRALAEDREKVTKEDVAAVLADFVPPSYPLEIELQNLAAVQECTSRELLPETFRSMDRDFITQRVRELKALLES, encoded by the coding sequence GTGAGCAAGGTGCGCAAGGTCAACAAGGCGGATCCGTTGGCGGACCTGCCCCGCTGGGCGCAGCAGCTGGCCCGCAAGTACTACACGAAGACGGTCAGCACCTTCCTGCTCTACGGAGCGGTGAGGGATTTGCAGCCCCTGCAGATGGAGGACGGCAGCCGTGGCTTCGGCACGCTGCGCACGTTCCTCTCCGAGGAGCTCTTCGGCGGCCGGGACCACGTCCTCTTCTATGACCGCTCGTCCGGCATCCGTTCCGGCACCCCGGAGACGCAGAAGGACCTGATGCGGACGATGTCCGGCTACGACGCCATGTACGGCACGGACTACGCCAAGGTCATGCCGAGGGACCCGGGCCGGGCGCTCCAGATTCTGGAGAACTTCCTGCGCATGCGCGTGAGCGAGGGCCGCTCGCTGGCGCTCATCATCGACTTCGCGGAGACGCTGGTGCCGGGCGGGGAGATTTCCCACCTGTCCACCGAGGACCGCTTCGTGCTGGCCACGCTGGACAAGTGGGCGCATGACCCGCAGTTCCTCGCGGGCGACGTGTCCGTCGTCCTGCTGGCGGAGAACCTCGCGGACATCTCCCCGCGCATCAGCCGCAACCCCTACGCGGCGCCCATCGAGCTGCCCCTCCCCGACGAGGAGGAGCGGCTGGAGTACGTGCGCTACAAGCTGGAGGGCAAGCGGCTGCAGTCGCTGTCGGACGTGCCGCTGGCGGGCCTGGCGAAGATGACGGCGGGTCTGTCCCGCATCAACCTGGACCGCGTCCTCACCGAAGCGCTCGAGCGCGAGATGCGGATTACGCCCGAGCTCCTCAAGGAGAAGAAGAAGGAGATCATCCAGGCGGAGTGCCACGGCTTGCTGGAGTTCATCGAGCCCACGCACAACCTGGACGCGGTGGCCGGGCACACCAAGGCCAAGCAGATGCTGCGGCAGGCCGCCAGCGCCCTGAAGAAGGGGCGCCTGGAGGTCATGCCCATGGGCTACCTGCTCACCGGACCGGTGGGCACGGGCAAGACGTTCATGGTGAGCTGCTTCGCCGGGGAGATTGGCATCCCCGTGGTGAAGTTCCTCAACTTCCGCAGCCAGTGGCAGGGCGTCACCGAGTCCAACCTGGAGAAGATCTTCAACCTGCTCAAGGCCCTGTGGCCGGTGGCGGTGATGATCGACGAGGCGGACACCTTCCTCGGCAACCGCGACTCCGGCGGCGACTCGGGGACGAGCAGCCGCGTGTTCGGCTCCATCGCCTCCTTCATGGGCAACACGCAGTACCGCGGCAAGATTGTCTGGTTCCTGATGACGGCGCGCCCGGACCTGCTGCCCATCGACCTCAAGCGCCAGGGCCGCGCGGAGGAGCACATCGCGCTCTTCTACCCGCAGACGGACGCGGAGCGGGACGAGCTCTTCAAGGTCATGTCCAAGAAGACAGGCGTGTCGGTGGAGGGCGTGGACTCCTTCGCCGCGCTGATTCCGGAGGGCATCCGTGCCTTCAGCGGCGCGGACATCGAGGCCGTCATGGTGCGCTCGAAGTTCCGCGCGCTGGCCGAGGACCGGGAGAAGGTGACGAAGGAGGACGTGGCGGCAGTGCTGGCGGACTTCGTGCCCCCCAGCTACCCGCTCGAAATCGAGCTGCAGAACCTGGCCGCGGTGCAGGAGTGCACCAGCCGGGAGTTGCTGCCCGAGACCTTCCGCTCCATGGACCGCGATTTCATCACCCAGCGCGTGCGTGAGCTGAAGGCGCTGCTCGAGTCGTAG